One Leptolyngbya iicbica LK genomic window carries:
- a CDS encoding cation-translocating P-type ATPase, giving the protein MTDWLHTPPEGGWHTLLPPKALTLLDSDQVAGLSPETVERRREQVGANVLEETKGRSSWRILLDQFTNIMLLMLIAVAIISGIIALRADEVPKDAIAIFAIVILNGVLGYFQESRAEKALAALKQMASPIVRVVRGGKVVEVPSQELVPGDILLLEAGMQVAADGLLLESSNLQVRESALTGEAQAVSKQAAEALPAETSVGDRTNLVFQGTEVVYGRGKVLITQTGMQTELGRIAAMLQAVESEPTPLQVRMDQLGNTLVTGSLILVALVVFGGVLRAGWSAFEDLLEVSLSMAVAVVPEGLPAVITVTLAIGTQRMVRRNALIRRLPAVETLGSVTTICSDKTGTLTQNKMVVQAAQTASANYRITGDGYAPEGQFTDADQGAIAAPAQPELVQLLFCGLLCNDAILQKEQGEWVILGDPTEGALVVLAGKGGLNQQQLLHQFERVSEWAFSSERKRMSVAVRSPTTSQNLPDELTATPYWLLAKGSPELLLERCQSLQRQRDVVPLDDAIRQQILRQNESMAAQGLRVLGLACKPLQSAPDDHAEADIVEQEMVWLGLVGMMDAPRPEAKEAVRLCLQAGIRPMMITGDHQLTAQAIAADMGIAAPGADVLTGQALEAMAQTDLRQAVQQVQVYARVSPEHKLRIVQALQAEHQIVAMTGDGVNDAPALKQADIGIAMGITGTDVSKEASDMVLLDDNFATIVAAGEEGRVVYNNIRRFVKYILGSNIGEVLTIAASPILLPILDVPLTPLQILWMNLVTDGFPALALAVEPAEPDVMKRPPHDPKESIFARGLGAYMIRIGLVFSVISISLMYWAYFAAQDPNVPGDPERWKTMVFTTLCIAQMGHAIAVRSDTQMTYEMSPVSNPFVLAAVVITTVLQMMLIYVEPLRNFFGTHLLNPTELLICFGFSTLMFVWVEGEKLVRKLRSPRQ; this is encoded by the coding sequence ATGACCGATTGGCTCCACACGCCTCCTGAGGGGGGCTGGCATACCCTACTGCCACCCAAAGCACTCACCCTGCTGGATAGTGACCAAGTTGCGGGCCTCTCGCCTGAAACGGTGGAACGTCGCCGTGAACAGGTGGGGGCGAACGTACTCGAAGAAACCAAAGGGCGCAGTAGCTGGCGCATTTTGCTCGATCAGTTCACCAACATTATGTTGCTGATGCTGATTGCGGTCGCCATCATTTCTGGCATCATTGCCCTTCGCGCCGATGAAGTGCCGAAAGACGCGATCGCCATTTTTGCGATCGTGATTCTCAATGGTGTGTTGGGCTATTTCCAAGAAAGCCGCGCCGAAAAGGCCCTCGCCGCTTTGAAACAGATGGCCTCGCCCATTGTGCGGGTGGTCCGGGGGGGCAAAGTGGTGGAAGTGCCATCGCAAGAGCTGGTACCCGGCGACATTTTGCTGTTGGAAGCCGGGATGCAGGTTGCCGCTGATGGCCTGTTGTTAGAGTCGTCCAATTTGCAAGTCCGAGAGTCTGCTCTGACGGGGGAGGCCCAGGCCGTCAGCAAGCAAGCCGCAGAGGCCCTGCCTGCCGAAACCAGTGTGGGCGATCGCACCAACCTCGTTTTTCAGGGCACCGAAGTCGTCTATGGCCGGGGCAAAGTCCTCATTACCCAAACGGGAATGCAGACCGAACTGGGCCGCATTGCCGCCATGTTGCAGGCAGTCGAGAGCGAACCTACGCCCCTGCAAGTGCGCATGGATCAGCTAGGCAATACCCTGGTGACGGGCTCTCTAATTCTCGTGGCCTTGGTCGTCTTCGGGGGGGTGCTGCGCGCTGGCTGGAGCGCATTTGAAGACCTGCTGGAAGTCTCGCTAAGTATGGCCGTGGCCGTAGTGCCCGAAGGCTTGCCCGCCGTGATCACCGTTACCCTAGCCATTGGTACCCAGCGGATGGTGCGCCGCAACGCCCTGATTCGCCGTTTACCCGCCGTTGAAACCTTAGGCTCTGTTACCACCATTTGTTCTGACAAAACGGGAACGCTCACCCAGAACAAAATGGTCGTCCAAGCCGCGCAGACAGCGTCTGCAAATTATCGCATTACGGGAGATGGCTATGCTCCTGAGGGCCAATTTACCGATGCAGACCAGGGCGCGATCGCTGCCCCAGCTCAACCGGAGTTAGTGCAGCTGCTTTTTTGTGGGCTACTCTGCAACGACGCAATTTTGCAAAAAGAGCAGGGCGAATGGGTGATCTTGGGCGACCCAACCGAAGGGGCATTGGTCGTCTTGGCAGGCAAAGGTGGCCTCAATCAACAACAGTTGCTGCACCAGTTTGAGCGGGTCTCAGAATGGGCCTTTTCGTCTGAACGGAAACGGATGAGCGTCGCCGTGCGATCGCCCACGACCAGTCAAAACTTACCGGATGAGCTGACTGCGACTCCCTATTGGCTGCTGGCCAAAGGGTCTCCGGAGCTTTTACTCGAGCGGTGCCAGTCGCTGCAGCGACAGCGCGATGTGGTGCCTCTCGATGACGCCATTCGCCAACAGATTCTCCGCCAGAATGAAAGCATGGCTGCCCAAGGATTGCGGGTGCTGGGACTCGCGTGCAAACCTTTGCAATCTGCCCCCGATGATCACGCCGAGGCTGACATTGTCGAACAAGAGATGGTGTGGCTGGGGTTGGTGGGCATGATGGATGCGCCCCGCCCTGAGGCCAAAGAAGCGGTGCGGCTGTGCCTACAAGCAGGCATTCGTCCCATGATGATTACGGGCGATCATCAGTTGACGGCGCAAGCGATCGCTGCCGACATGGGGATCGCCGCCCCTGGTGCTGATGTGCTCACCGGCCAAGCCCTCGAAGCCATGGCGCAAACCGACCTACGACAAGCCGTGCAGCAGGTGCAGGTCTATGCCCGCGTGTCGCCCGAGCATAAGCTTCGCATCGTCCAGGCCTTACAAGCAGAGCATCAAATTGTCGCCATGACGGGCGATGGCGTGAATGACGCGCCCGCCCTTAAACAGGCCGACATTGGCATTGCGATGGGCATCACCGGTACCGACGTCAGCAAAGAAGCCAGCGATATGGTGTTGCTAGACGACAACTTTGCCACCATCGTCGCCGCTGGGGAAGAGGGTCGAGTGGTTTACAACAATATTCGCCGGTTTGTGAAATACATTCTGGGTTCCAATATTGGGGAAGTGCTGACGATCGCCGCCTCGCCGATCTTGCTGCCAATTTTGGATGTGCCGCTGACGCCCCTACAAATTTTGTGGATGAACCTGGTGACTGATGGTTTTCCGGCGTTGGCCCTAGCAGTGGAACCCGCCGAGCCCGACGTCATGAAGCGCCCGCCCCATGATCCCAAAGAGAGCATCTTTGCTCGGGGTCTGGGTGCTTATATGATCCGCATCGGCCTTGTCTTCAGTGTGATTTCGATTTCGTTGATGTATTGGGCCTACTTTGCCGCTCAAGATCCCAATGTTCCCGGTGATCCTGAACGTTGGAAAACCATGGTGTTTACCACGTTGTGTATTGCCCAAATGGGACACGCGATCGCTGTACGTTCCGACACCCAGATGACCTACGAAATGTCCCCCGTTTCCAATCCCTTTGTCCTCGCCGCAGTGGTCATCACCACAGTGCTGCAGATGATGCTGATTTATGTGGAACCGTTGCGCAATTTCTTTGGTACCCATTTGCTCAATCCCACTGAGCTATTGATTTGCTTTGGCTTCAGCACGCTGATGTTTGTCTGGGTAGAGGGCGAAAAATTGGTGCGAAAACTCCGATCACCCCGGCAGTAG
- a CDS encoding chlororespiratory reduction protein 7, whose amino-acid sequence MVDRSLMYEESYFVLLMPGAAEEILTAEELHQRIETILRDHQADLPRDLAKQPTVTAQAQYLINTACDFELQPGQTMQWFAIRLEK is encoded by the coding sequence ATGGTTGATCGATCTCTGATGTATGAAGAGTCCTATTTTGTGCTGTTGATGCCGGGAGCGGCAGAAGAAATCTTGACCGCAGAAGAACTACACCAGCGCATCGAGACCATCTTGCGCGATCACCAAGCCGATCTACCTCGGGATCTGGCAAAGCAACCAACGGTAACCGCACAAGCGCAATATCTGATTAACACGGCCTGTGATTTTGAGCTCCAGCCCGGCCAAACAATGCAGTGGTTTGCCATTCGCTTAGAGAAATAA
- the gvpJ gene encoding gas vesicle protein GvpJ, producing MTPPENTPSESDFALARSGNADAGLAPLLLTVTELVRQLMEAQVIRRMESGHLADEQLDRAAESLRRLEAEIVRLCEIFEIDPADLNIDLGELGALLPRNGGYYPGETSDSPSLLELLDRLLDTGVVVEGDVDLGLAQLNLIQAKLRLVLTSKPVN from the coding sequence ATGACACCTCCGGAAAATACCCCTTCAGAAAGTGATTTTGCCCTGGCGCGTTCCGGCAATGCGGATGCCGGTTTGGCACCGCTATTGCTAACGGTGACTGAATTGGTGCGCCAGCTCATGGAAGCCCAAGTGATTCGTCGTATGGAGTCGGGGCATTTAGCCGATGAACAGCTCGATCGCGCGGCTGAAAGTTTGCGGCGATTGGAGGCCGAGATTGTGCGGCTGTGCGAGATTTTTGAAATCGATCCCGCTGACCTCAACATTGATCTTGGAGAGCTAGGGGCTTTGCTGCCTCGAAACGGTGGCTACTATCCGGGCGAGACGTCTGACTCACCGTCTTTGCTGGAATTGCTCGATCGCTTGCTCGATACAGGCGTTGTCGTCGAAGGTGATGTTGACTTGGGACTGGCGCAACTCAATCTGATTCAAGCAAAATTACGATTAGTGTTGACCTCGAAACCGGTGAACTGA
- a CDS encoding GvpL/GvpF family gas vesicle protein, with translation MPQLLYLYGIFPAPGPQDLEVQGLDQQPIHTHIIDEFVFLYSVAQQERYLASRKNLLGHERVLEAAMKVGYRTLLPLQFGLIIETWDRVIKELITPRGDALKRLFAKLEGRREVSVKLLWGPDAELNQLMEEDAGLRAERDRLEGQQLSMDQIVDIGQAIETAMTERKDDVINAFRQRLNALAIEVLENDPLTDAMIYNTAYLIPWEDEVKFSQAIEELDEQFEDRLRIRYNNFTAPYNFAQLDQLS, from the coding sequence ATGCCACAACTGCTATATCTATACGGAATTTTTCCTGCGCCGGGGCCACAAGATTTGGAGGTGCAGGGGTTGGATCAACAGCCGATTCACACTCACATCATTGATGAGTTTGTGTTTTTGTATTCGGTGGCGCAGCAAGAACGTTACCTGGCCAGCCGCAAAAATTTGTTAGGCCATGAGCGGGTGCTCGAGGCGGCGATGAAGGTGGGGTATCGCACTCTGTTGCCGCTACAATTTGGCCTCATCATCGAGACTTGGGATCGCGTCATCAAGGAGTTAATCACCCCTCGTGGCGATGCCCTCAAACGCTTGTTTGCCAAATTAGAGGGGCGTCGTGAGGTCAGCGTCAAACTTTTATGGGGGCCTGACGCCGAACTCAATCAGTTGATGGAAGAAGATGCTGGGCTACGGGCTGAGCGCGATCGCTTAGAAGGTCAGCAGCTGAGCATGGATCAAATTGTTGATATTGGTCAGGCCATTGAAACCGCCATGACCGAGCGCAAGGATGACGTTATCAATGCCTTCCGGCAACGGCTCAATGCCCTCGCCATCGAAGTTTTAGAGAATGATCCCCTCACCGATGCCATGATTTACAATACGGCCTACCTGATTCCTTGGGAGGATGAAGTGAAGTTTAGTCAGGCGATTGAGGAGCTTGACGAGCAATTTGAGGATCGCCTGCGCATTCGTTACAACAACTTCACCGCTCCCTACAATTTTGCCCAGCTCGATCAGTTGTCGTGA
- a CDS encoding DUF1815 family protein, which produces MFVRLAEQHKSFVQDLVMNLQALSIVLENRGYLASCYTCGGQMNSASFMVSLGDSHLIRFLVSDYGITWTEMRDDRELMKLEGAEAINQLQELADLVKFSVEPSNCRPTTTAAQS; this is translated from the coding sequence ATGTTTGTCCGCCTGGCGGAACAGCACAAGAGTTTTGTGCAAGATCTAGTTATGAATTTGCAAGCTTTATCCATCGTTCTTGAGAACAGAGGATATTTGGCTTCTTGCTATACCTGTGGTGGGCAGATGAACAGTGCATCCTTTATGGTAAGCCTGGGTGATAGTCATCTGATTCGCTTTTTGGTTTCCGACTATGGCATTACCTGGACGGAAATGCGTGACGATAGAGAGTTGATGAAACTCGAAGGGGCCGAAGCGATTAACCAGCTACAAGAATTAGCGGATTTAGTTAAGTTCAGCGTTGAGCCTTCTAACTGCCGACCGACTACGACTGCGGCTCAATCATAG
- a CDS encoding RluA family pseudouridine synthase → MNQGWIYRDRVPPVAAGQTLLDYYAQRYRHSTREEWRTRIEQGQVTVADTPGHADQRLQTGQLLAYHRAPWQEPDVPLNFDVLYEDEDLLAIAKPSGLPVLPGGQFLEHTLLHQLRQRFPQNPPTPVHRLGRGTSGVMLLARSPLARADLSRQLRQASDRQRPATHFHKSYRALIGPSDLPDTFEVSVPIGPVPYPGLGTLFAATPSGKWAYSQGSVLQRQAHQTLLEVNIATGRPHQIRIHLAAIGYPLLGDPLYTSGGHPLKTMATDKSPIPSDIGYHLHAHHLNFTHPRQRTTLQITCPPPLCLQVKSEGGDRKYPLTPNEDSATQSTF, encoded by the coding sequence ATGAACCAAGGCTGGATTTACCGCGATCGCGTTCCTCCGGTGGCTGCCGGACAAACCCTGCTGGACTATTACGCTCAACGCTACCGCCATTCCACCCGCGAGGAGTGGCGCACCCGCATCGAGCAAGGGCAAGTCACCGTCGCCGACACCCCCGGTCATGCCGATCAGCGGCTGCAAACTGGACAACTCTTGGCATACCATCGCGCTCCCTGGCAAGAACCTGACGTGCCGCTGAACTTCGACGTGCTTTACGAAGACGAGGATTTGTTGGCGATCGCCAAGCCCTCGGGCCTTCCCGTCCTTCCCGGCGGCCAATTTTTGGAACATACGCTGCTACACCAACTGCGGCAGCGCTTTCCCCAGAACCCGCCCACCCCCGTGCATCGACTAGGACGGGGCACCTCAGGGGTGATGTTGCTAGCGCGATCGCCGTTAGCTCGGGCTGACCTCAGCCGTCAGTTACGCCAAGCCAGCGATCGCCAACGCCCGGCCACCCATTTTCACAAAAGCTATCGAGCGCTCATTGGCCCCAGCGATTTACCTGATACGTTTGAGGTGTCAGTGCCCATCGGGCCAGTTCCATATCCAGGTTTGGGAACCCTTTTCGCCGCGACCCCATCCGGCAAATGGGCCTACAGTCAGGGTAGCGTCTTACAGCGACAAGCCCACCAAACGTTGCTGGAGGTCAACATTGCCACCGGCCGCCCCCATCAAATTCGAATCCATCTGGCAGCGATCGGCTATCCACTCTTGGGTGATCCCCTCTATACGTCCGGGGGCCATCCTCTCAAAACCATGGCCACTGACAAGTCACCCATCCCCAGCGATATCGGCTACCACCTGCACGCCCATCACCTGAATTTCACTCATCCTCGCCAGCGCACTACGTTGCAAATCACCTGCCCGCCACCCCTGTGCTTACAAGTCAAATCTGAGGGCGGCGATCGCAAATATCCACTCACTCCAAATGAGGATAGCGCTACTCAGAGTACCTTCTAG
- a CDS encoding YaiI/YqxD family protein — protein sequence MHIWVDADACPRVIKEIIFRAARRVSVATTLVANQELTIPASDLIEAVQVKAGLDVADTYIVQHLKAGDLVITADIPLAAEAIAQAAYALTPRGEFLDRGIIRQRLSMRNFLDELRNSGVETGGTPPFHARDREAFANQLDRFLTQHT from the coding sequence ATGCATATCTGGGTCGATGCCGATGCTTGCCCGCGCGTCATTAAAGAAATTATCTTTCGGGCAGCGCGGCGCGTCAGCGTCGCCACCACCCTAGTCGCTAATCAAGAATTGACCATTCCAGCGTCTGATTTGATTGAAGCGGTGCAGGTTAAAGCGGGCCTCGACGTGGCAGACACCTACATCGTGCAGCACCTCAAAGCAGGGGACCTGGTCATCACGGCAGACATTCCTCTCGCAGCGGAGGCGATCGCCCAAGCCGCTTACGCCCTCACCCCCCGAGGCGAATTTTTAGATCGCGGCATCATTCGCCAACGGCTCTCAATGCGCAACTTTTTGGACGAGTTACGCAATAGTGGTGTCGAAACAGGTGGCACACCGCCCTTTCACGCCCGCGATCGCGAAGCCTTTGCCAACCAACTCGATCGCTTTCTCACCCAACACACCTGA
- a CDS encoding AI-2E family transporter has translation MTHVTPTHAESWIARWWQSLGPFARTLVILLAAPLAVLNVWALARIFDYFREILVAVIIASLLAFLLGYPVSWLRRLGIRRGIASVVVLLGAIVTFLTVGITIFPLVFEQAQQLVTKLPEWFDSGKGQLLMLDSRFEAWGLPFNLDGVISQINDRLKVRFEAIAGEALNLTFGVALFTANKLLDVVLAIVLTFYLLQHGDDVWGGIVIWLPGKAQELFSETLRQSFRNYFLGQVVVASLMGTTLTVIYVALQVPFGLLFGISIGLAALIPFGGTVSIIIVTLLVGLRDIGIAVKVLLVSALVQQLVENVLAPRVLGSFTGLNPFWVFIALLSGVRIGGLLGVIVAVPIAVVVKEALAAIRIARQDHDAAAAISPSPDKSANGNGMDTSATAATAIAPPPEP, from the coding sequence ATGACCCATGTCACCCCTACCCACGCTGAGAGTTGGATCGCGCGCTGGTGGCAGTCGCTCGGGCCATTTGCTCGCACACTGGTGATCTTGCTGGCCGCGCCGCTAGCAGTTCTTAACGTGTGGGCTTTGGCTCGCATTTTTGATTACTTTCGGGAAATTTTAGTGGCAGTGATCATTGCGTCACTGTTGGCGTTTTTGCTGGGCTACCCTGTCAGCTGGTTGCGGCGATTAGGCATTCGTCGCGGCATTGCCTCCGTTGTGGTGCTCCTGGGGGCGATCGTGACCTTTTTGACGGTGGGCATCACGATCTTCCCGCTGGTGTTTGAACAGGCGCAGCAGTTGGTGACTAAATTGCCGGAATGGTTTGACTCCGGCAAAGGACAACTGCTGATGCTCGATAGTCGCTTTGAAGCCTGGGGACTCCCCTTTAACCTGGACGGGGTGATTAGCCAGATTAACGATCGCCTCAAAGTCCGGTTTGAAGCGATCGCCGGCGAAGCACTCAACCTGACCTTTGGCGTCGCTCTCTTCACGGCCAACAAATTGCTGGATGTGGTGCTCGCGATCGTGCTGACCTTTTACCTGTTACAGCACGGTGATGACGTGTGGGGCGGCATCGTCATCTGGCTACCGGGCAAGGCGCAAGAGCTCTTTTCTGAAACCCTACGGCAGAGCTTTCGCAACTACTTTTTGGGGCAGGTGGTAGTCGCGTCACTCATGGGCACTACGCTGACCGTGATTTATGTTGCCCTGCAAGTCCCCTTTGGTCTGTTGTTTGGCATCAGCATTGGCCTCGCGGCGTTGATCCCTTTTGGGGGCACCGTCAGCATCATTATCGTCACGCTGCTGGTCGGTCTGCGCGATATCGGCATTGCGGTCAAAGTGCTGTTGGTGTCGGCCCTGGTGCAACAATTGGTCGAAAACGTTTTGGCTCCCAGAGTGTTGGGCAGTTTTACCGGCTTGAATCCGTTTTGGGTGTTCATTGCACTGTTATCCGGGGTGCGCATTGGCGGACTGCTGGGAGTCATTGTGGCGGTGCCGATCGCCGTCGTCGTCAAAGAGGCCCTTGCAGCCATTCGGATTGCCCGCCAAGACCACGATGCTGCCGCCGCGATATCACCATCGCCCGACAAATCCGCCAATGGTAATGGCATGGATACGTCTGCGACCGCTGCGACCGCGATCGCCCCCCCGCCGGAACCGTAA
- the ffh gene encoding signal recognition particle protein, which produces MFEALSERFDSAWKKLRGQDKISEANIQEALRDVRRALLEADVNLQVVKAFVAEVQAQALGAEVVSGVNPGQQFIKIVNDELTKLMGETNAPLAKAETAPTVILMAGLQGTGKTTATAKLALHLRKESRSAMMVATDVYRPAAVDQLITLGKQIDIPVFDLGTDANPVEIARQGVAKAKEDGIDTVIVDTAGRLQIDPKMMAELAQIKEAVQPDEVLLVVDAMTGQEAANLTRSFHEEIGITGAILTKMDGDSRGGAALSVRQISGQPIKFIGVGEKVEALQPFYPDRMASRILGMGDVLTLVEKAQEAVDIADAEKLQEKILEAKFDFDDFLKQTRLMKNMGSLGGIMKMIPGMAGKISDDQLQQGETQLRRVEAMIKSMTKEERKNPELLSSSPSRRRRIARGSGYQDKDVSKLVSDFQKMRTMMQQMGSGQMGMPGMGGGFPGMGGGFPGMGGGFPGMGGGAQPGFRGYPGMGGGGKKKKKNKKKKGFGDL; this is translated from the coding sequence ATGTTTGAAGCCCTTTCTGAACGATTTGACTCGGCCTGGAAAAAGCTCCGAGGCCAAGACAAAATCAGCGAAGCCAATATTCAGGAAGCGTTGCGGGATGTCCGTCGCGCGCTGCTAGAGGCGGATGTCAACCTGCAAGTGGTCAAAGCATTTGTGGCCGAAGTGCAAGCGCAAGCGCTAGGGGCGGAAGTCGTTTCGGGCGTGAATCCGGGTCAGCAGTTCATCAAAATCGTCAACGACGAGCTGACGAAACTGATGGGGGAAACCAACGCTCCCCTGGCGAAGGCAGAAACCGCGCCAACGGTGATTTTGATGGCGGGCTTGCAGGGGACGGGTAAAACTACCGCGACCGCCAAACTCGCCTTGCACCTGCGCAAAGAATCGCGATCGGCCATGATGGTCGCCACCGACGTCTACCGTCCCGCCGCCGTGGATCAGCTCATCACCCTGGGAAAACAGATCGACATTCCCGTCTTTGACCTGGGCACGGATGCCAACCCCGTCGAGATTGCCCGCCAGGGAGTCGCCAAAGCCAAAGAAGACGGCATCGACACCGTCATTGTGGATACGGCTGGCCGTCTGCAAATTGACCCCAAAATGATGGCGGAACTGGCCCAGATCAAGGAAGCCGTGCAGCCTGATGAGGTGCTGCTGGTGGTGGATGCCATGACCGGGCAAGAAGCCGCCAACCTGACCCGCAGCTTTCATGAAGAGATCGGGATCACTGGGGCCATTCTCACCAAAATGGACGGCGACTCGCGCGGTGGTGCGGCGCTTTCTGTGCGACAAATTTCCGGCCAGCCGATCAAATTCATCGGCGTGGGGGAGAAAGTTGAGGCGCTGCAGCCCTTCTATCCCGATCGCATGGCTTCCCGCATTCTGGGCATGGGCGACGTGCTCACCCTGGTGGAAAAAGCCCAGGAAGCGGTGGATATTGCCGATGCCGAAAAGCTCCAAGAAAAAATTCTAGAAGCGAAATTCGACTTCGATGACTTCCTCAAGCAGACCCGCCTGATGAAAAATATGGGCTCCCTCGGCGGCATCATGAAGATGATTCCGGGGATGGCGGGCAAAATCTCCGACGATCAGTTGCAACAGGGCGAAACCCAACTGCGCCGGGTCGAAGCCATGATCAAATCTATGACCAAGGAAGAGCGCAAAAACCCAGAATTGCTCTCCAGTTCACCCAGCCGTCGCCGCCGCATCGCTCGTGGCTCGGGCTACCAAGATAAGGACGTGAGCAAGCTGGTCAGCGACTTCCAAAAGATGCGCACCATGATGCAGCAAATGGGCTCCGGCCAGATGGGGATGCCCGGCATGGGCGGCGGCTTCCCCGGCATGGGGGGTGGTTTTCCGGGCATGGGCGGTGGCTTTCCGGGCATGGGCGGCGGCGCCCAACCGGGCTTTCGTGGCTATCCCGGCATGGGCGGCGGCGGCAAAAAGAAGAAAAAGAACAAGAAAAAGAAAGGCTTTGGCGATCTGTAA